A window of Mucilaginibacter robiniae genomic DNA:
TATGCGTGTACCCGATGATGTTACTCTGCTACTATGTGATGATAACTGGGGCAACATTCGCAAACTGCCTAAATTAGGCGAAAAGCCACGTAAGGGTGGTTACGGTATTTACTATCATTTTGATTATGTAGGCGGGCCGCGTAATTACAAGTGGCTGAACACGAACCCAATTAGTAAAACCTGGGAGCAAATGCATATGGCTTATGAGCATAACGTACGCCAGGTTTGGATTGTAAACGTGGGCGACTTGAAACCTATGGAGTTCCCCATCAACTTCTTTTTGGATTATGCCTGGAACCCTGATAAATGGCCGGCTACAAAGCTACAGCAATACACGCAACTATGGGCACAAAAACAGTTTGGTCCGCAATATGCAACACAAATTGCCGACATCTTGTCTAAGTATACCAAATACAATGGCCGGCGCAAACCCGAACTATTGGATCAGAACACTTACAGCTTAACCAACTACCGTGAGTTTGAAACCGTAGTAGCTGATTACAACAAACTGGAAGCAGAGGCGGAACAGCTTTATCAGCAAATGCCAGCAAATTACAAAGATGCTTTTTTTGAACTCGTACTGCATCCGGTGAAAGCTTGTGCCAACCTAAACGAGTTGTATTACGCTGCCGCAAAAAACCGATGGTATGCAGAGCAAGGTCGGGCAGCTACTAACGATATGGCCAGCAAAGTAACCGAGCTGTTTAACAAAGATTCGGAAATAGCTAACCAGTACAACCATGAAATAGCTGGCGGCAAATGGAACCACATGATGGACCAAACGCATATTGGCTACACTTACTGGCAGGAACCACGTGCACAGAAAGCACCCGAAACTAAACAAATTGATTTGCCTGCCACTGCCGATTTAGGCGTAGCTGTAGAAGGCTCAACCGACTGGTGGCCTCATGCAACTAGCGAAGCGGTATTGCCACAGTTTAATCCTCTCGATCAACAGGCACACTATTTAGAGTTATTCAACCGCGGCAAGTCGCCTTTTACTTACAACGTAACTGCTGCACCTTGGGTTAAAGTTACACCAGCCAGTGGTAGTGTTGATAAACAAGATCGCCTTTGGGTAAGCATAGACTGGAGTAAGGTACCTGCAGGCACACAAAGCACACCGATTACCATTACCTCATCTGACGGTAAAACAGTAATGGTCAAAGCCATTTTAAACTCGTTAGGTAAAAATGGCACACTTAAGGGCTTTGTAGAAAACAATGGATACGTAGCCATAGAAGCTCCACATTACAACAAAGCCGTAGCCCCAGCTTCTATACAATGGCTAACCTTGCCCGATTATGGCCGTACTTCATCAGCAGTAAGTATGTATCCGCTTACTGCGCCACGGCAAACACCTGGCGGTAATAGTCCGCATCTGGAATATCAGGTTAATCTGGCTGATACGGGTTTGGTGAATGTTAACGTCTATGTATCACCCAGCATTGATATTGCAGGTACCGATAAGCTTCAGTATGCCATTTCGATTGACAATGAGCAACCCAAATTAGTAACCGTAAATGCTGAAGAAACGCAGCCACTGTGGAACAAATCAGTAGCGGATAATATCATGGTACAAGCTTCATCGCACCACATTACACAGCCCGGTTTACATACGGTTAAATTTTGGATGGTAACACCAGGAGTAGTGTTGCAGAAGCTAGTGTTAGATATCGATCATCAGTTAAAGCCTAGCTATTTAGGTCCGCCAGAAAGCTTTTATATTGGTATAAAGTAAGCATAACTTTCAAGAAAAGCTTACTCTGCTCGATACAAGAGATAGTTCATTCTTTTTCAAGATCATGAACTATCTCTTTTTAGTTTGTGTAACAATATGCTACGGTTGTAGCTACACTCATAATTGCACAAATACACTATCATTTATCAATCTCATAGTACAAAATACTTTATAAAAGTTTATAATTGTAGTATTGACATTTATTTGAATACAATCGATTGCGAAAATTAATTAGGTAAGATTTAAAATTAATTGCAACTTTACCAGCAAATACATAAATAGTGGGTATAGGCTGCTATATTACACAGTAAATAAAAGATCATCATATATGAAATTCTTCATCGACACGGCCAATTTGGCACAAATTCGTGAGGCGCATGATTTAGGCGTACTGGACGGAGTTACCACTAACCCATCATTGATGGCTAAAGAAGGCATTTCTGGCCATGACAATGTAATTAACCATTATAAAGCAATCTGTGACATTACAGATGGTGATGTAAGTGCCGAAGTAATATCTACCACTTACAACGAAATGGTAGAAGAAGGTTTAGCCTTAGCCAAGCTACACGAGCGTATTGTGGTTAAAGTACCGATGATTAAAGATGGCGTTAAAGCTATCAAATACTTTACCCAACAAGGTATCAAAACCAACTGCACGCTGGTTTTCTCTGCTGGTCAGGCTTTACTGGCTGCTAAAGCAGGTGCTACTTATGTGTCTCCTTTCATTGGCCGTTTAGATGATGTATCTACCGATGGCTTGCAGCTGATTGAAGATATCCGTTTAATTTATGATAACTACGGTTACCAAACTCAAATACTAGCAGCTTCGGTTCGTCATGCCATGCACATTATCAATTGCGCTAAAATTGGTGCTGATGTAATTACTGGTCCATTGTCGGCTATAACTGCTTTATTAAAACACCCATTAACTGATAGTGGCTTAGCTCAATTCCTGGCCGATCATGCTAAAGCTGCTGCTGCCGGTGTTGAACCAGTGAAATAATTTTTGTTGCGGGTGATCGTTTGCGGATTTTGGAAGCATTATTACTCATTAATTGCTCTCCGGTAGTCTCAACTTATCACCAGCAACTCAAACCTCGTAACTCACAACTAAAAAAATGACTAAAAATATCCAAGAACTTCAAGGCATTGCCTCACAAGTACGCCGTGATATTCTGCGTATGGTGCATGGTTGCCAAAGCGGGCATCCGGGCGGCTCATTGGGCTGTACTGATTATATTGTTGCCCTTTACTTTGCCATTATGAAACATGATCCATCTTTTAATATGGATGGTATTGGCGAAGATTTATTCTTTTTATCAAACGGCCATATTTCACCGGTATTCTATTCTGTACTGGCACATGCCGGTTATTTCGACAAAGCAGAACTGAAAACCTTCCGTAAACTAGATTCGCGCTTGCAAGGGCACCCAACCACGCATGAGCATCTGCCAGGCGTACGTGTAGCATCAGGCTCTTTAGGCCAGGGCTTATCGGTAGGTATTGGTGCGGCATTAAGCAAAAAGCTGAACGGTGATGATCGGTTGGTATTTACCCTACATGGAGATGGTGAATTGCAAGAAGGTCAAATTTGGGAAGCAGCTATGTTTGCCCCTCACCACAAAGTAGATAACCTGATTGTCGCTATCGATGTAAACGGTCAGCAAATTGATGGTCCTACTAATTTGGTAATGTCATTAGGTGATTTGCCTGCTAAGTGGGCTGCTTTCGGCTGGGAGGTATTGCAAATTAAAGGCAACGACATGGCTCAGGTAGTGGAAGGTATTGAAAAAGCAATCAGCATGACTGGTCATGGTAAACCTGTGGTTATTTTGATGCAAACTGACATGGGCTTTGGGGTTGACTTCATGATGGGAAGCCATAAATGGCATGGTGTTGCTCCTAATGATGCTCAGCTAGAACAAGCCTTAGGTCAATTAGAGGAAACTTTAGGCGACTATTAATTAAAGTGCAGCGAGTTGCGAGTGATAAGTTGCGGAGAAAAATAGAATATAACTTTATAATCATCCAACCCGCAACTAAAAACCCATAACCCGCAACAATCTAAAACAACAGACAAGAAATGACCAAGTATACTTATACAGAAAAAAAAGATACCCGCTCAGGGTTTGGCGCAGGCTTGCTGGAAGCTGGTAAGCGCAACCCCAAAGTGGTAGCCTTGTGCGCCGATCTGATAGGCTCACTTAAAATGCAGGACTTCATTAATGCTTTTCCTGAACGTTTTGTGCAGGTAGGTATTGCCGAAGCCAACATGATCGGTATTGCAGCCGGTATGACTATTGGTGGCCACATTCCTTTCACCGGTACATTTGCCAATTTTTCTACTGGCCGCGTGTACGACCAAATTCGTCAATCAGTAGCCTACTCAGATAAAAACGTAAAAATTTGCGCTTCACATGCGGGCTTAACGCTAGGTGAAGATGGAGCTACTCACCAGATTCTGGAAGATATCGGCATGATGAAAATGCTGCCAGGCATGACAGTAATTAACCCTTGCGATTTTAACCAAACCAAGGCTGCTACTATTGCTATTGCCGAGCATCATGGCCCGGTTTACCTGCGCTTTGGTCGCCCGGTAGTGCCTATCTTTACCGCACCCGACCAAGTATTTGAAATTGGTAAAGCCTGGATGGTGAATGAAGGTACTGATGTAACTATTATTGCTACCGGTCACCTGGTATGGGAAGCTATACAAGCCGGCGAACAGCTGGAAGCTATGGGTATCTCAGCCGAAATTATCAACATCCACACCATTAAACCATTGGATGAAGAAGCTATTTTAAAATCAGTAGCTAAAACGAAATGCGTGGTTACTGCCGAAGAGCACAACCGCCTAGGCGGCTTGGGCGACTCAGTGGCGCAGGTGTTAGTTAAAAACACCCCGTACCCACAAGAGTATATTGCTGTTAACGACTCTTTTGGCGAATCAGGTATTCCTGAACAATTGATGGCAAAATATGGCTTAGATGCTAAACACATTGTAGATGCTGCTCAAAAAGCTATTCAGCGTAAAGGATAAAAAATTGGTCTTTTACTGCTATTATAAACCATTGAAGGCTACCCGTTAAGGTAGCCTTTGTATTTTCCTTTATTCTGTAATACTAGTTTACCAAACAACAGTTTGCAAACAAAAAGCCCTGTACATTAGGCATTACTGACACCTACTGTACAGGACTTTTATAAAAAACAATAATTATGCAGCTTTACGCTTTAAACAGGTAAGCTATACCGGTTAAAGCTTCAGCAGATAAAGCCATCTTAGAATGGCAAATCATCATCATCAGGAGCTGAGCTTAAATCAGCCGGTGGAGCGTAAGCCGGAGCAGATGCAGCAGCAGCGCCACTTAATACGTTGATTTTCCACAACTGCATTGAGTTAAAATAGCTCTTTTTGCCGGTTCTATCAGTCCATGGGCGGCCACGCAGATTAAAAAATACTTCTACATCATCACCTACACGTACATTGTCCAGCAAATTGCAACGATCCTGAATGGCTTCAAATTTTAAATATTCAGGGTATTGCGGGTTTTCAATATATTCAACAATAAGCTCTCTCTTCTTCAACGAGTCGGTAACCTGTTGGGTTGGCGACACTTCATGTACTTTGCCTTTTATATCCATAATCTTACATTATAAAACGTAAAGTTAAGGTTAAGATTGTAAATCAGCTACTTTAAATGCATAAATTTGCCCACATAAAATGCAAGTTTTCCACACCGAAAGTAAAATTATAATTACCTGCAATAAGCGCCTGTCGGCCTATCTGGAGCAGGAAGTAAGAGCATTGGGTTACACCCCTACCCGTGTATTTTCAACCGGCGTTGAGCTGAATGGTACCGTAACTGATTGTATTCCGCTCAACCTTAATTTACGTTGCGCTAGCCAGATTCTGTACTCGCTTAAAACGTTTCAGGCTGAAAACCCGCAACAGCTGTACGATCAGTTGGTGCAGATAGAATGGGAAAAGCTGATTGATTTCAGTGGCTATTTTTCCATTACCTCCAACGTAAATAATGAGCATATCCGTACGCCGCTATTTGCCAATGTAAAGGTAAAAGATGCCATTGTTGACCGCATCAAAGCGCAAAAAGGTATTCGCCCCAATTCAGGGCCTGAACTGAATAAAACGGTACTGCACTTGTACTGGCAGGATGACCGCGCTGAGGTTTTCGCTGATACATCGGGCGAAACTTTAGCCAAGCATAGCTATCGCAAGCTGCCGGGCAAAGCGCCTATGCTGGAGGCTTTGGCATCGTCCACTATTATGGCAACCGGCTGGGATAAACAAAGCACTTTTATTAACCCCATGTGCGGTTCAGGTACCTTAGCTATTGAAGCTGCTTTGATGGCTACTGATAAAAGCCCCGGTTTGTTCCGGATGAACTATGGCTTTATGCACCTGATGGGCTATGATGAACAGGTATTTTTTACCGAACGGCGTAAACTGAAAGATAAAGCAAAAAGAGAAACGCAGGCTAAAATTATAGCTACTGATTTATCTCCCGATGCAGTAGAAATTGCTCGCCGTAATGCCAAAACAGCCGGTGTAGAACATTTGATTGAATTTGATGTTTGTGATTTTGCTGATACACCAGTACCCGAAACGCCTGGTATAGTCATGTTTAACCCAGAATATGGTGAACGCTTAGGTACGCACACCAAACTGGAAGCTACCTACAAACGTATAGGCGACTTTATGAAGCAGCAATGCAAAGGTTACAAGGGCTATGTATTTACCGGCAACCCTGATTTAGCTAAAAAAATAGGCCTGCAAGCCTCGCGCCGGGTAGAATTTTATAACGGTAAGCTCGACTGCCGCTTACTGGAATATACCATATATGGAGGCAGTAAACGTGAACCCCAAATTGTATAAATGAAACGTTATTTCTTATTAGTAGCCGTTATATTATTTACTGTTACGGTACATGCACAAAAAAAGGCAGTTTTCCCATTTCAGGGCGGCAAAGATGCCATGATGCAGTTCTTCAAAAACAACGTAGAGATTTCGCCCGAACTTGCCGCTAAAAAGGTAAATGGAACCGCCGTATTCAAGTTTACGGCTGATGCCCAAGGTGCCATCGAAAAGATTATTGTGTACTATGCTGATGATTATCAGGTTACTTTACCTTTTATTGATGCCCTGAAAAAATCAGACCACCACTGGATCATTTTTGATGGTGAAAAAACTCACGATTTTATTGTGGCTTGTTCCATCAACCCCGTATTACCTAGTACAGGTACTCCTGCTGCACAAAAACAGATTTACCAATATTACAGCCATCGGCAACCTATTGTAGCTTCAAACGAGGTGTTGTTGGATATGGCTACTTTATTACCGGCAGTTACCATCAGTTATCCGGTAAGCCAATAATAACTGTATTGAACTTATAGCTTATTGCTACTAACAATTTTTACTTTCTAATTAATACCTAAAACCGTAGGTTGTTATATCTCGTACGTATCCTAAAAAAACCTGAAATTAGGAGTATGGTGAATGATGTTTTCAACTTAAAAATTAAATCAGTAGCAACAAATATTAGGAAACTTAGAGAATACCGTAACTATACACAGGAGTATTTGGCTATGAAACTGGATATTTCGCAAAATGCTTACAGTAAAATCGAGTTAGGCTATACTAAAATCACGTTAGAGCGACTTTATCAGATAGCAAATCTATTAAATATTGACCCGGTAGAACTTTTAAAGGCAGATCCTACCAATATCTCGCAATTATTTAAGAAAATTGTTAATTAATTTAGGCTCTAACCCAAGCTTGCTATTCCTCTCATGAACCAACCTTCTGCCCAGCTTGTTGCGCAAACTGCAGCTTATGTACAGCAAACGCTGCAACATGCTGAAGGTGGTCATGACTGGTGGCATACGCTAAGAGTTTGGAACAATGCCAAACTAATTGCCAGCACTGAGGATGCTGATTTACTGATTGTAGAACTGGCTGCCCTGTTGCATGATATTGCCGACAGTAAATTTCATGGCGGAGATGAAAACATTGGCCCTGAAACGGCAGCTCAATTTTTACAAAGCCTGAACGTTCAGGAACATATAATTTATGAAGTACGGCAAATTATTGCCTGCATGTCATTCAAAGCTGGGTTTGATCGCCCAAGCTATCACTCCAAAGAACTGGAAATTGTACAGGATGCTGATCGATTGGACGCCATAGGTGCTATAGGCATTGCCCGTGCATTCAACTATGGCGGCTTTAAAGGCCGGGAAATTTACAATCCTGAAATTCCACCTATATTGGATATGACCAAAGAGCAGTATAAAAATTCTACAGCTCCAACTATCAATCATTTTTACGAAAAATTATTACTGCTGAAAGATAAAATGAATACGCCCACTGCACGCCGCTTGGCCGAGCAGCGCCATACATTTATGCTCAATTATTTGGAGCAGTTTTATGCGGAATGGGAAGGTAAGGTGTAGCAAATAAAGTATCTTTACATGCTAATATTATTGCATGAAAAAACTTTTACTATTTACCTTCTTGTTTGGAGCTACCCTTCAATTATTAGCTCAAGATACCGTAAAACAACAACGATTTAACTTCCACTTCCAGCAAACTGTTATTACTCAAACCAAGCCATCATTCCATGCGCCTTATTCGGGCGATAACAGCTTATCACCGTTGCATGAAACTGCCAGTTCGTTAACCACTACCTTGTTTGGTGGAGCCCGGCTTTGGAAAGGTGCCGATGCCTATTTCAACCCTGAACTTTCGGGTGGTTCCGGCTTTAGTAAAACACTCGGTGTTGCCGGTTTCCCAAATGGCGAAACCTTCCGGGTAGGTAGTGCCGAACCTAAAATTTACATTGCACGATTGTACCTGACCCAAAACTTTACTTGGGGTAATGAACGCGACACCGTGCAGGACGACTTAAACCAATTGGCAGGTTTTAAAAGCAAACGCTACTTCTCGGTTACCGTAGGTAAGTTTGGCATGTCTGATTATTTTGATGGCAACAGCTTCAGCCATGACCCCCGTACGCAGTTTATGAACTGGTCGTTAATGAGTAACGGAGCTTGGGATTACCCAGCCAATACCCGTGGCTATGTACTAGGCGCTTTTACCGAACTGGGTATGCCTACCTGGACTTTACGTTTTGCCTACACTTTGGTAACTACTACAGCTAACGGTTCTGTGTTTGATGCCAAATTAGGCAAATCCAACAGCGAAACGCTAGAATTTGAAAAACGTTACAGCATTAACAGTCGGCAAGGTTCCTTTCGTGTACTGGGTTTTATGAATAATGGCAAAATGGGTAATTACCGCGATGCCATTGCACAAAGCCCTGTAACGCCTAATATTGATACCGTATTGCACTACGGCCACCATAAATATGGCTTTGGCTTAAATGCCGAGCAATACCTAACCAAAGATTTGGGTGTATTTGCCAAAGCCAGCTGGAACGATGGCCATACTGAGACTTGGTTTTTTACGGAAATTGACCGTTCATTAAGCTTTGGTGGCGTGTTAAAAGGCACCTCATGGAAACGTAGTGATGATGAGGTTGGTTTAGCCTTTGTAGGTAATGGCATTTCGGCTCCACACCGCGACTACCTGGCAGCTGGCGGCTATGGGTTCATCATCGGTGATGGACAGTTGCAGCATTATGGCACTGAAATGGTTGCTGAACTATACTACAAGATAAATGCTTTCCAAAAGAAATTTTATATCACTCCCGATTATCAGTTCATTGTGAATCCGGCATATAATAAAGATCGTGGCCCTGTAAACGTATTTTCGTTACGTGCACATATCGAATTTTAATATTTAGTAACAGTAGGCTAATAACTAGCATTACTGGCAAAATAAAACGGCGGAGTTCTTGCAATGTACAAGGCTCCGCCGTTTTGTTTTAAGCAGCAAATTAATGCTGTTTACTCTACTTAATCATTAACTGATTTGTAGCATATAGTATTTTAACGACTTACATCTCCTTTTCTGTAGGTGTACTAATATCCGCTAGTTTGGCAGGTATTAACATTCTGGTTTTCCAGTAAGTAATAGACACGATAAGCAACGTCATACTTCCACCAAAAATTACGGAAGGCACAGTACCCAATAAAGTTGCCGCAGTACCTGACTCAAATGCTCCAATTTCGTTAGAAGAACCAATAAACATAGAGTTTACGGCCGATACTCGTCCACGCATTTGATCGGGCGTAAGCAATTGCATGATAGTACTGCGTATAATAACGCTAATGCTATCAAAAGCACCTTCAGTGAACAGGAACACCAGCGACAAGTAAAATACCTTAGAAAGGCCAAAACCAACAATAGAGAGGCCGAAGCCGCTAACCGCAATCAGCAGGTTACGCCATGGGCGGTTCATGGGCGAAAATTTGGTCATCACCAACATGCTCAATACCGCACCTAATGATGAAGTAGCCCGCATAATACCTAATCCTTCCGAACCTACTTTTAAAATATCATGTGCAAAAACAGGCAATAAGGCAACAGCACCACCAAAAAACACGGAGAATAAATCCAGGCTCATGGCGCCTATCATCATTTTGCTTTTGAAAACAAAGTTAATACCCTCTTTCAAACTTACCCAGATACTTTCTTTAGGCACATACACCGGCGGGTAACTACGCAACAGGTACACTAATACGAAAGAGATCAGCAGCAGTATCAATATAACCACAAAAACAGCAGTAATACCATAAGTACCATAGATCAACCCGCCAGCAGCAGGCCCCAAAATAGTAGCCACCTGAAAGCTGGAACTACTCCAGGTACTCCCATTAGGATATAATTCTTTCGGGATACTATGTGCGTAAATAGCAAATGTAGCCGGGCCATAAAAAGCACGGGCCACGCCATTAAAGAATATCATTATATAAATAATGGGCACTATCCAGCCGGCATGAATGTATGGTGCTATATTTTTTAAAGTGATGATAAATATAGTAAGTGATGCAAATAGCACCACGCCGAAGATGCTCAATAGCATTTTTCGCTTTTCAGATTTATCTGCCACATAGCCGCCGTATAAGGCAATACCAATAGCCGGTATGGCCTCACACAAACCCACTAATCCTAATGAGAAAGCACTTTTAGTGAGCTGGTAAATGTAAAAGCCGATAACTACGGCCTGCATCTGGTAAGCGAATGTAAAAAAGAAACGCATACCTAAGTATGCGCGAAAATCTTTATAGCGTAGGGCCGCAAATGAATCTTTTTGCGTTATAGAATCCTCTCGTTCTTCCAAGGTATTATTCGGTATTGATGAACCGCAAAAATAACATTGTTGAATGTTAACCTGTTCTAAATATTTTCAAAATAGTTAAATGCGGTACTATTTTTACATTCAGAACTTTTGTTTACTCTACAAGGTTCTCGAAAGGATAAGCAAGCACTTACAGGCTTAATCCATGCTGGTCAATCAAATATACCAGCGAGGCTATAGAAGCCGCGCCTAGTTCCAGCTCCCGTTTATTAACGTTTTCAAATATATCATTTGGGGTATGGTGAATATCGAAATACCGTTGCGAGTCTGGACGGAAACCAATTAATATTACAGATGGTACTTGCGATTTCAGTGGTTCAATATCGGTTCCACTACCGCCGGGTATCAGGTGGTCAACTTCATAAGGTTCCAGCAGCTTTTTCCATTGCACATTTACCTTTTGTACCAAAGCAGGATTGACACCATCAAAGCTAAAACCACGCGGCGTAAAGCCACCTTCGTCGGTTTCTATAGCGGCAATATGATTTTCATGATTTTGAGCAGCAAGCTCGGCGTATTTAGTGCCCCCTTTATGGCCGTTTTCTTCATTCATGAAAAACACAGCCCGTATGTTGTTTTTAGGTTTATAGCTTAAAGCCTTAAATATGCGCAGCACTTCTGCCGACTGCATCACGCCGGTACCATCATCATGTGCGCCCTCAGCCAAATCCCACGAATCCAAGTGGCCGCCAATAGTAATATATTTATTGTTATTCTCGGTGCCTTTAATCTCGCCCACTACATTGTACGAAAGTACATCAGGCAACATCTGGCAATTATCTTTCAAGTAAAATTGAACCGGCTGTGCTACTTTAGATTTTAACAGTTCACTCAATTTATTCGCTGCTATAGTAGATATGGCAGCCGCCGGTATTTTAGGATTGTTGCCGTAATTGGTATTACCCGTATGCGGATAATCATCTAAGGCGGAAGTTAACGAGCGTACAATAACGGCAACAGCACCGTATTTAGCCGCTGCACCCGGCCCCATATTGCGCTGATCGCCAGCAGTACCGTAAGCTTGCCCGGCCTCAATAAAGCGCTCATCAAACGGGCGGTTAAAAAATACTATCTTACCCTTAACACCAGCTTCGCCTAAGGTTTGTAGTTCTTGCAGGCTGTGCAGTTCAACAACCTCGGCTGTAATGCCGTTAGCTGGCGTACCTACCGAGCCCCTAACGCAGCCAAAGCTACTGGGATGCGGGTTTTACCTGCTACAATTTGGCCTTGCTCTTTTTCGCCACGTACCCAATGGGGTACCATTACTTCCTGCAGGTAAACACGATCGAACCCGTAACCTTCCATCAGCTTTTTGCTCCACTCTACTGCCTTTTGGGCATTGGCCGAACCACTTAACCGAGGGCCAATCTGTTTACACAAATAACGTAGGTTATCATAGCATTTTCCATTCACTAATTCTTCATCATAAATTTTGCGCAACATTAGCGAATCTTGTGCGTGTGCAGATAAGGTCAGCGAGGTAGCTGCCATTAAGGACAAGGCAATAGCTTTGAGTTTCATCAGCGGTGTTTAGGGATATTATTAAATTACCGCCGTTAAGATAGGGATTAGGAAATTTTATCCCAACTCAAACCGGCATTTTTTACCTGAAAAGCCAGTTGCAATACCTGATTTTCGGGCAAAGCCAACTGCGGATCTTGCGCAAAAATATCTTCTACTGCTTTACGAGCCTGCAGTAATAGCTCCTGATCGGTAGCTAAGTTAGCCAGCTTTAAATCTAATACGCCGCTTTGCTGCGTACCTTCAATGTTGCCTGGTCCGCGCAACTGTAAGTCAATTTCAGATATTTCGAAACCATTATTGGTTCTCACCATAGTTTCCAGCCGTACTTTACCTTCACGGCTTAGTTTCTGGCTACTCATTAAAATACAATATGATTGCTCGGCACCACGTCCTACCCTACCCCGCAGTTGGTGCAATTGCGATAAACCAAAACGTTCGGCATTTTCAATAATCATGACCGAAGCATTAGGTACGTTCACCCCTACTTCAATTACGGTAGTAGCCACCATAATTTGTGTTTCGCCCTTCACGAAACGCTGCATTTCAAAATCCTTTTCAGTGGCTGATAGTTTGCCATGCACAATACTGATACGGTACTCGGGCAACGGAAACTCATACGATAAGGTATTGGCACCATCTTCCAGGTTTTTCAAGTCCAGCTTTTCGCTCTCCTGTATTAACGGATATACCACATACACCTGCCGGCCTAAAGCTATTTGCTGCCGCATAAACCCAAACATTACTAAGC
This region includes:
- a CDS encoding glycosyl hydrolase 115 family protein; amino-acid sequence: MNKKYSLWLKATAMALVGVLTSHQYALAVDTDVYVTSQSSAGSFRLSGGGKSASLYLNSTDYKGVIRAAHDLQKDIASVTHAEPSFFTDAAKPAKQAVIIGTIGKSVLIDRLIQQHKLNVSGIAGKWETFVLQNVSHPLPGVDQALVIAGSDKRGTIYGIYDLSAQIGISPWYWWADVPVKEQKNLYVLPGRHTQGTPAVKYRGIFINDEAPAFSGWTREKFGGVNHQMYARMFELILRMKGNYLWPAMWGNAFNDDDPLNRATADEYGIVMGTSHHEPMDRAQQEWKRYGKGEWDYNKNGEVLRDFWRKGIQNMGNTETIVTVGMRGDGDMAMEAGTNIALLEKIVADQRKIISDVTGKKPEATPQMWALYKEVQDYYDKGMRVPDDVTLLLCDDNWGNIRKLPKLGEKPRKGGYGIYYHFDYVGGPRNYKWLNTNPISKTWEQMHMAYEHNVRQVWIVNVGDLKPMEFPINFFLDYAWNPDKWPATKLQQYTQLWAQKQFGPQYATQIADILSKYTKYNGRRKPELLDQNTYSLTNYREFETVVADYNKLEAEAEQLYQQMPANYKDAFFELVLHPVKACANLNELYYAAAKNRWYAEQGRAATNDMASKVTELFNKDSEIANQYNHEIAGGKWNHMMDQTHIGYTYWQEPRAQKAPETKQIDLPATADLGVAVEGSTDWWPHATSEAVLPQFNPLDQQAHYLELFNRGKSPFTYNVTAAPWVKVTPASGSVDKQDRLWVSIDWSKVPAGTQSTPITITSSDGKTVMVKAILNSLGKNGTLKGFVENNGYVAIEAPHYNKAVAPASIQWLTLPDYGRTSSAVSMYPLTAPRQTPGGNSPHLEYQVNLADTGLVNVNVYVSPSIDIAGTDKLQYAISIDNEQPKLVTVNAEETQPLWNKSVADNIMVQASSHHITQPGLHTVKFWMVTPGVVLQKLVLDIDHQLKPSYLGPPESFYIGIK
- the fsa gene encoding fructose-6-phosphate aldolase translates to MKFFIDTANLAQIREAHDLGVLDGVTTNPSLMAKEGISGHDNVINHYKAICDITDGDVSAEVISTTYNEMVEEGLALAKLHERIVVKVPMIKDGVKAIKYFTQQGIKTNCTLVFSAGQALLAAKAGATYVSPFIGRLDDVSTDGLQLIEDIRLIYDNYGYQTQILAASVRHAMHIINCAKIGADVITGPLSAITALLKHPLTDSGLAQFLADHAKAAAAGVEPVK
- a CDS encoding DUF3127 domain-containing protein is translated as MDIKGKVHEVSPTQQVTDSLKKRELIVEYIENPQYPEYLKFEAIQDRCNLLDNVRVGDDVEVFFNLRGRPWTDRTGKKSYFNSMQLWKINVLSGAAAASAPAYAPPADLSSAPDDDDLPF
- a CDS encoding transketolase family protein, with the protein product MTKYTYTEKKDTRSGFGAGLLEAGKRNPKVVALCADLIGSLKMQDFINAFPERFVQVGIAEANMIGIAAGMTIGGHIPFTGTFANFSTGRVYDQIRQSVAYSDKNVKICASHAGLTLGEDGATHQILEDIGMMKMLPGMTVINPCDFNQTKAATIAIAEHHGPVYLRFGRPVVPIFTAPDQVFEIGKAWMVNEGTDVTIIATGHLVWEAIQAGEQLEAMGISAEIINIHTIKPLDEEAILKSVAKTKCVVTAEEHNRLGGLGDSVAQVLVKNTPYPQEYIAVNDSFGESGIPEQLMAKYGLDAKHIVDAAQKAIQRKG
- a CDS encoding transketolase, translating into MTKNIQELQGIASQVRRDILRMVHGCQSGHPGGSLGCTDYIVALYFAIMKHDPSFNMDGIGEDLFFLSNGHISPVFYSVLAHAGYFDKAELKTFRKLDSRLQGHPTTHEHLPGVRVASGSLGQGLSVGIGAALSKKLNGDDRLVFTLHGDGELQEGQIWEAAMFAPHHKVDNLIVAIDVNGQQIDGPTNLVMSLGDLPAKWAAFGWEVLQIKGNDMAQVVEGIEKAISMTGHGKPVVILMQTDMGFGVDFMMGSHKWHGVAPNDAQLEQALGQLEETLGDY
- a CDS encoding helix-turn-helix domain-containing protein, encoding MVNDVFNLKIKSVATNIRKLREYRNYTQEYLAMKLDISQNAYSKIELGYTKITLERLYQIANLLNIDPVELLKADPTNISQLFKKIVN
- a CDS encoding THUMP domain-containing class I SAM-dependent RNA methyltransferase, giving the protein MQVFHTESKIIITCNKRLSAYLEQEVRALGYTPTRVFSTGVELNGTVTDCIPLNLNLRCASQILYSLKTFQAENPQQLYDQLVQIEWEKLIDFSGYFSITSNVNNEHIRTPLFANVKVKDAIVDRIKAQKGIRPNSGPELNKTVLHLYWQDDRAEVFADTSGETLAKHSYRKLPGKAPMLEALASSTIMATGWDKQSTFINPMCGSGTLAIEAALMATDKSPGLFRMNYGFMHLMGYDEQVFFTERRKLKDKAKRETQAKIIATDLSPDAVEIARRNAKTAGVEHLIEFDVCDFADTPVPETPGIVMFNPEYGERLGTHTKLEATYKRIGDFMKQQCKGYKGYVFTGNPDLAKKIGLQASRRVEFYNGKLDCRLLEYTIYGGSKREPQIV